Below is a window of Xylocopa sonorina isolate GNS202 chromosome 14, iyXylSono1_principal, whole genome shotgun sequence DNA.
AGAAGttaatgctaaaatagcaatatgtTAGCTCAGAAGCTATTGTCAACACATTAATATTctaacaatagaaattattactaaaataaCAATCCTTTAGCTATATAAGTTAATGCTAAAATAACAATCCTTTAGCTATAGAAGTtaatgctaaaatagtaatCTTTTAGCTATAGAagctattactaaaatagcactagtttctattgctaatgtctctcagcaatagaaaattttcacttcaacagaaaacCCCTTGAAAACATGCATTTCTTAAAAAGCTACGATGGAATAAGTTTTACCTCCGTAATCACCAATCACTGTTCTTGTCCCTTCAGAGAGGGCATCCGAGTGCAAAGAGTTAAAGTATACAAAAATATTAAAACATTTattagaaatattaattcagaagaatgttccAGTCTTCTTCAAATTTCTCAAACAGAACAAtgtaattttaaaaatattaattcagAGGAAAGTTCCAGTCTGTTTTGAATTTCTCAAACAGAACAATGTAactttaaaaatattaattcagAGGAAAGTTCCAGTCTGTTTTGAATTTCTCAAACAGAACAATGTAactttaaaaatattaattcagAGGAATATTTCAGTCTGTTTCGAATATCTCAAACAGAACAATGTAACTTTACAATTCTTTTTTATAGAAACAAGCAAGACAGAAATGCAGATATCACCTCTCCGCCTGGTTACACACCTGCTGTAGCCTTGTTTCACGCGGTAGACTCGATTAGAGAATCGGATTCCAATCATTTGGTAATTAAAAAGTCATGGGAGCTAGCGTTGAGCCCCTTCAAACAAGTCGCGATGAACTTATTTATAATGTACATGGCTGGTAATTCCATATCGATATTCCCTATCATGATGGTCGGAATGTTGATTATCAGACCGGTGAAAGCTTTATTCACTCTTCAACAAAGTGAGTGCGCAGTGTTCATGTTACACGATGAAATAACAATATATAACACGGTTACAATAAGTAAACcttcgtttcttcttttcagCGTTTAAAGTAATCGAAGGAACTCACACTTTCGTGCAGAAATTCGTATACTTTCTGGGACAGTTGGTAAATATTGCACTGGCGCTGTACAAGTGTCAGTCGATGGGATTACTTCCCACACATGCGTCCGATTGGTTGGCGTTCGTAGAGCCACAAGCACGGTTGGAATATTCTGGTGGTGGATTTACATATGTATGATACAAGACGTAATTATTTAAGTGACGAATACATACGTTCACACTAATTTCTGCTGTAAATTTAGACACATTTTACTTTCTCGTTCAGATTATGAAATCGTTCACATTATGCAAAATGTTTTATTaaagtaaaattaaaaaaattattacatGTTTACATACACTTATGTACAGTCGATTGCATTAAAACATAATCTGCAAACATAATCGTTACGTAAAATTGTCGCTGACTCGGTTACTTCTTTTTATATTCGTCCGCAAATTCCTTTATCCGTTCTATTATTTTAGAGGGCTCGTCCACGCGTGGCACCTGAAACGAATTACGCCGAACGTTAATTAACGCACGATACTTTGTAAGATACCGTGATTTTGAAACGTACCTCGTAGTTCTGGGTAATGTACATGCCGGCGTAAACTCCAATGCTGAAAGTTAGCTAaaaatataacattacacaggaTTTTACAGTGTTATTTCAGAAGTAGATTCTTTTTAGATAAATAACTGGTTATACCAAAAACTTGAGCATCTTTCTGACCGATTAGCCTCCGTTGCAGTGTTCAATGGCACGAGCAGCTTTCGCTTTACACTTTGCACCTTGATTTCTCGAATCAAAGTAGATAATCGTTATTTTATATGGAATTTGAACCTAGTTCCCTGTTTAGATTGGGTTTGGGATCTTTATTGTACATATACGAGGCTATGTAAACAGATAAGAAATCGATAATTTTGTTACATTACCAATTTTCGTGGTTCGTCACTGAATACTTAATAAACTTCTAGGTTATTTAAAAAACATCTTGTTAAATTAATTGTTGCAAAAATTAAAGTCTGAGCTAGAAATTATACTCGCAATGCCAGTTGCTACGACAATCAATCGTAGCACTGTTTGTTACCAGTGCACAGTCGATAAGTAGTTTGTAATTTTCAGTGTCGATAACGTAGTACGACCAGTTCAGTGCGCGGGAATTTCAAATTTTCTTAAGGTTACTCAATTCTATTACATTATATTATTCACGTATAGATTTGCAATTTATTAGAAAAAGTAAGACGTTGAATAGttacttaattttttttttagttataGGTATCGcaagaagaaaaataaaagtCGATAACATAGTACGACCTGTACAGTGCGCGGGAATTTCAAATTTTCTTAAGGTTATTATATTATTCACGTATAAATTTGCAATTTATTAGAAAAAGTAAGACGTTGAAtagttaattaattttttttttcagttATAGGTATCGcaagaagaaaaataaaagtCGTTAACATAGTACGACCTGTACAGTGCGCGGGAATTTTAAACCTTCTTAaggttattatattatttacgtATAGATTTGCAATTTATTAGAAAGAGTAAGATGTTGAATTAGTTAATTAATTCTTTTTTCAGTCATAGGTATCGcaagaagaaaaataaaagtCGATAACATAGTACGACCTGTACAGTGCGCGGGAATTTCAAATTTTCTTAAGGTTATTATATTATTCACGTATAAATTTGCAATTTATTAGAAAAAGTAAGACGTTGAATagttaattatttttttttttagttataGGTATCGcaagaagaaaaataaaagtCGATAACATAGTACGACCTGTACAGTGCGCGGGAATTTCAAATTTTCTTAaggttattatattatttacgtATAGATTTGCAATTTATTAGAAAGAGTAAGATGTTGAATTAGTTAATTAATTCTTTTTTCAGTCATAGGTATCGcaagaagaaaaataaaagtCGATAACATAGTACGACCTGTACAGTGCGCGGGAATTTCAAATTTTCTTAAGGTTATTATATTATTCACGTATAAATTTGCAATTTATTAGAAAAAGTAAGACGTTGAATagttaattatttttttttttagttataGGTATCGcaagaagaaaaataaaagtCGATAACATAGTACGACCTGTACAGTGCGCGGGAATTTCAAATTTTCTTAaggttattatattatttacgtATAGATTTGCAATTTATTAGAAAGAGTAAGATGTTGAATTAGTTAATTAATTCTTTTTTCAGTCATAGGTATCGcaagaagaaaaataaaagtCGATAACATAGTACGACTTGTACAGTGCGCGGGAATTTCAAATTTTCTTAAGGTTACTCAAatctattatattatattatttacgtATATAGATTTGCAATTTATGAGGAAAAAATGAAATGTTGGATAATTTATTCATTCTTCTTTTAGTTATGGGTGTTACAAGAAGAAAAATGAAAGAAGAACCATATTACATTGCTTGGCTATACTACTGGCGTCTTCAATGCGAGGGAATTTCAAACCTTCTTAAGGTTattcaaataatattatattatatttttcgcGTATATATTTGTAATTTATTAGAAAAAGTGAGATGTTGGATAGTTAATCAATTCTTTTTTCAGTCATAGGTATTAcaagaagaaaaataaaagtCGATAACATAGTACGACCTGTACAGTGCGCGGGAATTTCAAATTTTCTTAAGGTTATTCAATTCTATTACATTATATTATTCACGTATAGATTTGcaatttattagaaaaaaataaaatgttGGATAACCAATTGATTCTTCTTTCAGTTATAGGTGTTAcaagaagaaaaataaaagaagaaccATATTATATTGCTTGGCTATAGTACTGGCGTCTGACTATACTGGCTGCCTATACTACTCGAGCAAAGTAGTTTATTCTCTAAAGTAAAACTTAAAATGTTTCAGTAATAGTCAAGAGATTAATTCGTTTGCATTATGAGTTCACATATACATGGAATTTTCCTTATGAATTCAAGTATTTCTCTATTTCTTTATTTTCGTAAAAACTTTACCTAGAAAAATACTTCTAAAAAAAGTGATCTCGATATTTTTTAAAGAATTAGCAAAGAGATCATCATTTTCTAAAAGAAATGCATAATAATACAAATGAAATATTTGTACACTGAATTCttttaaattacaattattctAAACGAGAAAGTTTCCATACTAAGTTTTTTTctgtcttttaaattcataaaaaAGTTTTTAAGAGAATGGAGGGTTGCaattttaataataacgaaGAAATCAAGCTTACAAAAACAGACTATTATTGCAATATTAAATTTTTGCGATGCGAGCCAGTTTTCCACTTCTTCGAATTACGCAAATGGGTGTCTTATTTTTATTGTACTGCAGAGTTGTTGAAAAATTCCTTTGTATCCAGATAAGTGAATCTGCACATACAATTATTACACAATAATTAGAGCTtagcaaaaagaaaaaaaaatcgatgAAACAAACTCCTTAAGAAACTTTGTTTCCAAAGTTCTAGTCTGCTACCATAAATTTCTGTACAACAATTAATCGAAACTAATGGCGACTGCTGTTACAGAGAATGTCAGAGACTTCATTTTATAGTTGTGTAAAAACTTTGTTTCCAAAGTTTTAGTCTGCTACCATAAATTTCTGTACAACAATTAATCGAAACCAATGGCGACTGCTGCTACAGAGAATGTCTGAGACTTCGTTTT
It encodes the following:
- the Emc4 gene encoding ER membrane protein complex subunit 4; the encoded protein is MTANKQNMRRSKWALDFSHRNKQDRNADITSPPGYTPAVALFHAVDSIRESDSNHLVIKKSWELALSPFKQVAMNLFIMYMAGNSISIFPIMMVGMLIIRPVKALFTLQQTFKVIEGTHTFVQKFVYFLGQLVNIALALYKCQSMGLLPTHASDWLAFVEPQARLEYSGGGFTYV
- the LOC143430520 gene encoding LOW QUALITY PROTEIN: short transmembrane mitochondrial protein 1-like (The sequence of the model RefSeq protein was modified relative to this genomic sequence to represent the inferred CDS: substituted 1 base at 1 genomic stop codon), with protein sequence MLYFXLTFSIGVYAGMYITQNYEVPRVDEPSKIIERIKEFADEYKKK